A window from Vibrio cortegadensis encodes these proteins:
- a CDS encoding gamma-glutamylcyclotransferase family protein has protein sequence MTHLVFVYGTLRKNESNHFYLDDAEFIGNFTTPPNFALFDLGRYPAIIEGKQCIVGEVYAINDDILEQLDRLEDIPIEYRRESINTPFGLAWAYLYQDTRQLRKPIESGDWCLR, from the coding sequence ATGACGCATCTCGTTTTTGTTTACGGCACATTACGTAAAAATGAATCGAACCATTTCTATCTAGATGATGCCGAATTTATCGGAAATTTTACAACACCACCAAACTTCGCCCTGTTTGACTTGGGGCGATACCCCGCAATTATTGAAGGAAAGCAATGTATCGTCGGTGAAGTTTATGCGATTAACGATGACATTTTAGAGCAGCTTGATCGTTTAGAAGATATCCCTATTGAGTATCGAAGAGAATCAATCAATACACCTTTTGGGTTGGCATGGGCCTACCTCTATCAAGATACTCGCCAGCTGCGTAAACCGATAGAATCAGGAGATTGGTGCCTGCGTTAA
- the fbp gene encoding class 1 fructose-bisphosphatase encodes MSDLRTLGEFIVAKQADFPHASGDLSSLLSSIRLAAKIVNREINKAGLVDSITGAVGTENVQGEEQQKLDLYANDKFKAALEARDQVCGVASEEEDEAVAFNKELNKNAKYVVLMDPLDGSSNIDVNVSVGTIFSIYRRVSPIGTPPTQEDFLQPGNKQVAAGYVIYGSSTMLVYTTGKGVNGFTYDPSLGTFCLSHENMMIPDNGKIYSINEGNYIRFPTGVKKYIKFCQEDVPEDGRPYTSRYIGSLVADFHRNLLKGGIYMYPSTQSHPKGKLRLLYECNPIAFIMEQAGGLASDGVNRIMDLKPTELHERVPFFVGSPSMVNKVEEFLELNQD; translated from the coding sequence ATGTCTGATTTACGCACCCTTGGTGAGTTTATTGTTGCAAAGCAAGCTGACTTCCCCCACGCAAGCGGTGATCTTTCGTCTCTTTTATCTTCAATTCGTCTTGCTGCTAAAATTGTAAACCGCGAAATTAATAAAGCAGGATTAGTTGATAGTATTACTGGTGCTGTCGGCACTGAAAACGTCCAAGGTGAAGAGCAACAAAAACTCGATCTTTACGCGAACGATAAATTTAAAGCGGCGCTAGAAGCCCGCGATCAAGTTTGTGGTGTCGCCAGTGAAGAAGAAGATGAAGCGGTTGCTTTTAATAAAGAACTAAACAAAAACGCTAAATACGTCGTATTGATGGATCCGCTAGACGGCTCTTCAAATATTGATGTGAACGTATCTGTTGGAACTATTTTCTCGATTTATCGCCGAGTATCTCCAATCGGAACACCACCGACTCAAGAAGATTTCTTACAGCCAGGCAACAAACAAGTGGCTGCAGGTTACGTCATTTACGGTTCATCAACCATGTTGGTTTACACCACAGGTAAAGGCGTAAATGGTTTCACTTACGATCCATCGCTAGGCACTTTCTGTCTATCTCATGAAAACATGATGATCCCAGATAATGGTAAGATCTATTCGATCAATGAAGGCAACTATATTCGCTTCCCAACAGGCGTTAAAAAATATATTAAGTTTTGCCAAGAAGATGTGCCAGAAGATGGTCGCCCATACACCTCTCGCTACATTGGTTCATTAGTCGCAGACTTTCACCGCAACCTGCTTAAGGGCGGAATTTACATGTACCCAAGCACACAAAGCCATCCGAAAGGTAAGCTACGTTTGCTGTATGAGTGCAACCCAATCGCTTTCATCATGGAGCAAGCTGGCGGTCTAGCATCTGATGGCGTTAATCGCATCATGGACCTAAAACCAACAGAACTGCATGAACGTGTGCCTTTCTTTGTTGGCTCCCCAAGCATGGTTAACAAAGTTGAAGAGTTTCTTGAGTTAAACCAAGACTAA
- the mpl gene encoding UDP-N-acetylmuramate:L-alanyl-gamma-D-glutamyl-meso-diaminopimelate ligase — MHIHILGICGTFMGGAAILARQLGHKVTGCDANVYPPMSTLLESQGVEIIEGFDPAQLEPRPDLVVIGNAMSRGNPCVEYVLDNNLRYTSGPQWLQEFLLHDRWVLAVSGTHGKTTTSSMLAWILEDCGYAPGFLVGGVLGNFDQSARLGESMFFVVEADEYDSAFFDKRSKFVHYHPRTLVMNNLEFDHADIFDDLEAIKRQFHHLVRTVPSNGRIFSPKQDAAIHDVLDRGCWSEQESSGLGGEWQAEKIVNDGSEFNVLFQGGLAGRVKWDLVGDHNVDNALMAIAAARHVGVTPDLACESLAKFINTKRRLELKGEINGVTVYDDFAHHPTAIELTLGGLRNKVGDSKIIAVLEPRSATMKRGVHKETLAASLAKADSVYLYQPDNIAWSVQDVAEQCIQPAFTSAEMSEFVAKIAAEAKPGDQILVMSNGGFEGIHDKLIAALSV, encoded by the coding sequence ATGCATATTCATATCTTGGGTATTTGCGGTACCTTCATGGGTGGCGCTGCCATTTTAGCCCGTCAATTAGGCCACAAGGTCACTGGTTGCGATGCCAATGTTTATCCTCCAATGAGCACTTTGCTCGAATCTCAAGGTGTGGAAATAATCGAAGGGTTTGACCCTGCTCAATTGGAGCCCCGTCCAGATTTAGTGGTGATCGGTAATGCGATGAGCCGTGGTAATCCTTGTGTCGAATATGTATTAGACAACAACTTAAGGTACACCTCTGGGCCTCAATGGTTACAAGAGTTCTTATTGCATGATCGTTGGGTATTGGCTGTCTCTGGTACGCACGGAAAAACGACCACGTCGAGCATGTTGGCGTGGATCTTAGAAGATTGTGGTTACGCTCCGGGTTTTTTAGTCGGTGGTGTATTAGGTAACTTTGATCAATCAGCTCGCTTAGGCGAAAGCATGTTTTTTGTGGTTGAAGCGGATGAGTACGACAGTGCCTTTTTTGATAAGCGCTCTAAGTTTGTCCACTACCACCCAAGAACCTTAGTGATGAATAACTTAGAGTTTGATCATGCGGATATTTTTGATGATCTAGAGGCGATCAAGCGTCAATTCCACCACTTAGTGAGAACCGTTCCGAGCAATGGGCGTATTTTCTCACCAAAACAAGATGCTGCGATTCATGACGTACTTGATCGTGGTTGCTGGAGCGAACAAGAGAGCAGTGGCCTAGGCGGAGAGTGGCAAGCCGAGAAAATCGTTAACGACGGATCGGAATTTAATGTGCTTTTCCAAGGTGGGTTAGCCGGCCGTGTTAAGTGGGATCTTGTTGGCGATCATAATGTCGATAATGCCCTAATGGCGATTGCCGCGGCGAGACATGTCGGCGTTACCCCTGATCTTGCGTGCGAATCTTTGGCCAAGTTTATCAATACTAAACGCCGTTTAGAGCTAAAAGGGGAGATCAATGGAGTCACCGTATATGACGATTTTGCACACCACCCAACCGCGATTGAACTGACGTTGGGCGGCCTGCGTAACAAAGTGGGTGACAGTAAAATTATTGCGGTATTAGAGCCACGTTCAGCAACCATGAAGCGAGGCGTACACAAAGAAACACTCGCCGCCTCGTTAGCAAAAGCGGATTCCGTTTATCTATATCAACCGGATAATATCGCGTGGTCGGTTCAAGATGTGGCTGAGCAGTGCATTCAACCTGCTTTTACCAGCGCTGAGATGTCGGAGTTTGTGGCTAAAATTGCCGCTGAAGCTAAGCCGGGCGATCAAATTCTAGTGATGAGTAATGGTGGCTTTGAAGGGATACACGACAAGTTGATTGCTGCATTGTCTGTTTAA
- a CDS encoding flavin prenyltransferase UbiX: MAPCDSKTITLAFTGASGAPYGLRLLECLLAADYHVYLLISSAARVVMATEHDLKLPSGPDAAKTALVKHLNCDAEKLTVCGKDDWFSPVASGSAAPKKMVVCPCSAGSVAAIAHGMSDNLIERAADVVMKERGQLLLVVRETPFSTLHLENMHKLSTMGVTIMPAAPGFYHQPKTIEDLIDFMVARVLDHLGIEQGLVPRWGYDQRVVKPES, encoded by the coding sequence ATGGCACCTTGTGACTCGAAAACCATCACCCTTGCATTCACTGGCGCGTCTGGTGCGCCTTACGGATTAAGATTGCTAGAGTGTTTACTTGCGGCGGATTATCACGTCTATTTATTGATCTCTTCGGCTGCGCGAGTGGTTATGGCGACAGAGCACGATCTCAAGCTTCCTAGTGGACCTGATGCTGCAAAAACAGCGCTAGTAAAGCATTTGAATTGCGATGCGGAAAAGCTAACCGTATGTGGCAAAGATGACTGGTTCTCTCCAGTTGCATCGGGTTCTGCGGCACCTAAAAAAATGGTGGTATGCCCTTGTTCAGCAGGAAGCGTGGCCGCGATTGCACATGGAATGTCTGATAATCTGATAGAAAGAGCAGCAGATGTGGTGATGAAAGAGCGTGGGCAACTGTTGTTGGTGGTGCGTGAAACCCCATTTTCAACTCTGCATTTAGAAAATATGCATAAGCTTTCGACCATGGGTGTCACTATCATGCCTGCGGCTCCAGGTTTTTATCATCAACCTAAAACCATTGAAGATCTCATCGATTTCATGGTGGCACGAGTGCTTGATCATCTTGGTATTGAACAAGGTTTAGTGCCTCGTTGGGGTTATGATCAGCGAGTTGTGAAGCCTGAATCTTGA
- the thiB gene encoding thiamine ABC transporter substrate binding subunit has translation MKTTLTAVALATITSFSASAADNTLTIYTYDSFASEWGPGPAVEKAFESKCGCDVNFVALDDGVSILNRLRLEGSNTKADIVLGLDNNLMVEAKKTGLLTEHHVDTSSVALPKGWTDTTFVPYDFGYFAFVYNTEKLANPPKSLKELVEERDDLKVIYQDPRTSTPGQGLMLWMKSVYGDNASDAWKKLAKKTVTVTKGWSEAYSMFLEGESDLVLSYTTSPAYHIIAENETKYATADFAEGHYTQVEVAAKVKGSNNEKLANEFMNFILSDDFQSVMPTGNWMYPVTNVALPKGFETLSLPKQALSFSAEEVAEMRKPWIREWQHALTF, from the coding sequence GTGAAAACCACTCTAACCGCAGTAGCACTTGCTACCATCACCTCTTTTTCGGCGTCTGCCGCTGATAACACACTGACTATTTATACTTATGACTCTTTTGCATCAGAGTGGGGCCCGGGTCCGGCTGTTGAGAAAGCATTTGAATCTAAATGTGGTTGTGATGTGAATTTTGTCGCCCTTGATGATGGTGTGTCGATCTTAAATCGTCTGCGTCTTGAAGGCTCAAATACCAAAGCGGATATCGTATTGGGTTTGGACAACAACTTAATGGTAGAAGCGAAGAAAACCGGTTTATTGACCGAGCATCACGTTGATACCTCTTCTGTTGCTTTGCCAAAAGGTTGGACAGATACGACGTTTGTTCCTTATGACTTCGGTTACTTTGCCTTTGTATACAACACTGAGAAATTGGCCAATCCACCGAAAAGCTTGAAAGAGCTGGTGGAAGAACGTGATGACTTGAAAGTGATTTATCAAGACCCACGAACTTCAACTCCGGGCCAAGGTTTGATGCTGTGGATGAAGTCTGTTTATGGCGACAATGCGAGTGATGCATGGAAAAAATTGGCTAAGAAAACGGTCACAGTAACGAAAGGTTGGTCTGAAGCTTACTCGATGTTCTTAGAGGGCGAGTCTGATTTAGTGCTCTCTTATACGACCTCTCCGGCTTACCATATTATTGCTGAAAATGAGACGAAGTATGCGACAGCGGATTTTGCAGAAGGGCATTACACTCAAGTTGAAGTCGCGGCAAAAGTGAAGGGCTCGAACAATGAAAAGCTGGCGAATGAGTTCATGAATTTCATTTTAAGTGATGACTTCCAATCGGTCATGCCTACCGGGAACTGGATGTACCCAGTTACAAATGTCGCCTTGCCAAAAGGGTTTGAAACACTCTCTTTACCAAAGCAAGCATTAAGCTTCAGTGCAGAAGAGGTGGCTGAAATGCGTAAGCCTTGGATCCGTGAATGGCAACATGCGCTCACTTTTTAA
- the thiP gene encoding thiamine/thiamine pyrophosphate ABC transporter permease ThiP, whose amino-acid sequence MNSVPKVGLWVAIVIATFVLCALAALFQYAPSLELSSVWSDPYYRHVTKFSFYQAGLSTLLSVGFAIPVAHALFRRQFFGRSLLLKLFASTLVLPVLVGVFGLLAIYGNSGLLASLFAWFEHQLPFSIYGLNGILLAHVFFNLPYASRLLLQSLDAVPAEQHKLCAHLGMSHWDKFKWVEWPRLRQQLPHVCGLVFMLCFTSFATVMALGGGPKSTTIELAIYQAIKFDFDLQSGALLAVWQMLLCGVLSMSIQRLSKPISVSNGQVSRNTFMTRDSMAAKCWDGFWIMGVSMLVLPPLLMVVLSGMNVKALSVLSDMSFWLAMFSSLKIAILASGLSLISGMAILLTSRAWRLRSQSLKADGIELVGTIILVTPGLVISTGLFLLLRNVTDVFSIAPMIVIGVNSLMALPYVIKTLSQPMLHIAQQYQLLCPSLGMSGFSRFRLVEWRALRKPIANAFALSFMLSVGDLSAIALFGSQEFRTLPLYLFQLLGSYQMEAAAVVALSLLLLCVACFSIIERAFQVTPKAKNSRPQAVKEYL is encoded by the coding sequence ATGAATTCAGTTCCTAAAGTTGGATTATGGGTCGCGATAGTTATCGCGACCTTTGTTCTTTGTGCTCTGGCTGCACTTTTTCAGTATGCGCCTTCGCTAGAGCTTTCTAGTGTTTGGTCTGATCCCTATTATCGTCATGTGACCAAATTTAGCTTTTATCAAGCCGGGCTCTCAACGTTACTGAGTGTCGGTTTTGCTATTCCTGTGGCGCACGCTCTGTTTCGTCGCCAGTTTTTTGGTCGTTCATTATTACTCAAATTATTCGCGTCAACATTGGTGTTACCAGTGCTAGTGGGGGTATTTGGCTTATTGGCGATTTATGGAAATAGTGGTTTGCTTGCCAGCTTATTTGCGTGGTTTGAACATCAATTACCGTTTTCTATTTACGGCCTAAATGGCATTTTACTGGCGCATGTTTTTTTTAACCTGCCTTATGCTAGCCGTTTATTATTACAATCTTTAGATGCGGTTCCAGCCGAGCAACACAAGCTATGTGCTCACCTTGGAATGAGTCATTGGGATAAATTTAAGTGGGTTGAATGGCCTAGATTACGACAGCAACTTCCTCATGTGTGTGGCTTAGTGTTCATGCTCTGTTTTACTAGCTTTGCAACGGTGATGGCTCTAGGCGGCGGCCCCAAATCCACCACTATCGAACTGGCTATCTACCAAGCGATTAAGTTTGATTTTGATTTGCAATCTGGTGCGTTACTGGCGGTATGGCAAATGCTGTTATGTGGGGTGTTATCGATGTCAATTCAACGCTTATCAAAACCAATATCGGTATCCAATGGGCAGGTCAGTCGCAATACCTTTATGACCCGAGATTCGATGGCGGCTAAATGCTGGGATGGCTTTTGGATCATGGGTGTCTCAATGCTCGTATTACCTCCATTATTGATGGTGGTACTCAGTGGCATGAATGTGAAAGCGTTGTCGGTGTTGAGCGATATGAGCTTTTGGCTAGCCATGTTCTCTTCCCTTAAGATCGCCATCTTAGCCAGCGGGTTGTCATTGATCTCGGGGATGGCCATCCTATTGACGAGTCGAGCGTGGCGATTGCGTTCTCAAAGCTTGAAAGCCGATGGTATCGAACTGGTCGGGACGATTATTCTCGTGACGCCAGGGTTAGTCATTAGTACGGGGCTATTTTTACTATTGCGTAATGTCACGGACGTATTCAGCATTGCCCCGATGATTGTCATTGGCGTGAACAGTTTAATGGCATTGCCATATGTGATTAAAACTTTATCTCAGCCTATGCTGCATATTGCGCAGCAGTACCAATTATTATGCCCAAGTCTTGGAATGAGTGGGTTCTCACGTTTTCGCCTTGTGGAGTGGCGAGCATTACGCAAGCCTATCGCTAATGCATTTGCGCTGAGTTTTATGCTGTCTGTTGGCGATTTAAGTGCGATAGCTCTTTTTGGTAGCCAAGAATTTAGAACCTTACCTCTCTACCTTTTTCAGTTATTAGGCAGTTATCAAATGGAGGCTGCTGCCGTGGTCGCTTTGAGCTTATTACTGCTGTGCGTGGCGTGCTTCTCCATCATTGAACGTGCATTTCAAGTGACGCCTAAGGCGAAAAACTCCCGTCCACAGGCGGTTAAGGAATATTTATGA
- the thiQ gene encoding thiamine ABC transporter ATP-binding protein → MIQLSNVQYDYHHEGFEFDLIAKQGSIVALMGPSGAGKSTLLSLVAGFIDPSDGDIRVDGSSVLGQEPYLRPLAMLFQEHNLFAHLSVRENIGLGLHPGLKLTADQVKQVNDAALQVGVADMLDRLPEHLSGGQRQRVALARCFVQPHRVWLLDEPFSALDPILRAEMLNLVKRLAAEREITVVMVTHHISDAKAIASHFAFLAQGKVMLCEPIENLKATHDNNMLSDFVKAGE, encoded by the coding sequence ATGATTCAGCTTTCAAATGTCCAATATGACTACCATCATGAAGGATTTGAATTTGACCTAATTGCGAAGCAAGGTTCTATTGTGGCGCTGATGGGGCCAAGTGGTGCTGGTAAATCAACGTTACTCAGTTTGGTTGCTGGTTTTATTGACCCAAGTGATGGGGATATTCGTGTTGATGGGTCGTCTGTTCTCGGACAAGAACCTTACTTGCGACCACTTGCGATGTTGTTTCAAGAACACAACTTGTTTGCTCACTTGTCCGTTCGAGAGAATATTGGCCTAGGGCTTCATCCGGGGCTTAAATTGACCGCAGATCAAGTGAAGCAAGTGAATGATGCCGCCCTGCAAGTTGGTGTCGCTGACATGTTAGATCGCTTGCCTGAGCACTTATCGGGAGGCCAAAGACAGCGTGTCGCACTGGCGCGTTGTTTTGTACAGCCTCATCGAGTTTGGTTGTTAGATGAACCGTTTTCGGCGTTGGACCCGATTCTTCGTGCCGAAATGCTCAATCTTGTTAAACGACTTGCCGCAGAAAGAGAGATTACGGTTGTGATGGTGACGCACCATATTAGTGATGCCAAAGCCATTGCCAGCCATTTTGCATTCTTAGCTCAAGGTAAGGTGATGTTGTGTGAGCCTATTGAAAACCTTAAGGCAACCCATGACAACAATATGTTGAGTGACTTTGTGAAAGCGGGGGAGTAG
- the yjgA gene encoding ribosome biogenesis factor YjgA gives MARKNQKAPWEPEEEIIWVSKTEMKEDMEALQVLGEELISLKPSVLAKFPLTEDLAEAIKDAQRFKNEARRRQLQYIGKLMRFVDPEPIQAALDKVRNKHSQATATLHKLEQTRDRIIENGDSAIAEVMETYPSADRQRLRQLARQANKEKAAKKAPKSSREIFQVLKELHEGSED, from the coding sequence ATGGCACGTAAAAACCAAAAAGCGCCTTGGGAACCAGAAGAAGAGATCATCTGGGTCAGCAAAACCGAGATGAAGGAAGACATGGAAGCACTGCAAGTTTTAGGCGAAGAGTTAATCTCGCTAAAACCATCAGTACTGGCTAAATTTCCACTGACGGAAGATCTTGCTGAAGCAATCAAGGACGCGCAACGCTTTAAAAATGAAGCTCGACGTCGCCAGCTACAATATATTGGCAAGTTGATGCGTTTCGTCGATCCAGAACCGATTCAAGCAGCTCTTGATAAAGTTCGTAACAAGCACTCACAAGCGACGGCTACATTGCACAAGCTTGAACAGACTCGTGATCGTATTATTGAGAACGGTGACAGTGCTATCGCAGAGGTGATGGAAACATACCCATCGGCGGATCGCCAACGTCTACGTCAGCTTGCTCGTCAAGCAAACAAAGAGAAGGCTGCGAAAAAAGCACCGAAATCTTCACGTGAAATCTTCCAAGTTCTAAAAGAGCTACATGAAGGAAGTGAAGATTAA
- the pmbA gene encoding metalloprotease PmbA, translated as MDVRQQVAQQRVELEAAVAKALDMAAVSADAAEVAITKSTGLSVSTRMCEIENVEFNSDGALGITVYRGQRKGSASTSDLSEKAIQQTVAAALDIAQYTSEDPFAGPAPKELMVKEIPDLDLFHPDEPNPDAAAEIAIAAERQALAYSDKIKQSDGASYDSHYGVKVYGNSHGLLASYASSRHSTSCCVIGEGKNGEMERDYSYTLARHRDDLWTPERVGQEAAEKTVSRLDAKKLSTGQYPVMFAADVATGLMGHLVGAISGGSLYRKASFLLDHLGKEILPDWFNVCEKPHVLRGLASSPFDSEGVFTQDLDIITDGVLSTYLLTSYAARKMDMTPTGHAGGIHNWFVKSTGQNFEQMLKELGTGLFVTEVMGQGVNTVTGDYSRGAAGFWVENGELQFPVSEITIAGNLKDMFKQIVAVGNDVETRSQIQTGSILLESLKIAGE; from the coding sequence ATGGATGTAAGACAGCAAGTCGCTCAACAACGCGTTGAGTTAGAAGCCGCAGTAGCAAAAGCTTTGGATATGGCAGCAGTCAGTGCTGATGCTGCAGAAGTCGCGATTACTAAGAGTACTGGACTTAGTGTTTCGACTCGTATGTGTGAAATCGAGAATGTTGAGTTTAATAGTGATGGTGCGCTAGGGATCACGGTTTATCGAGGTCAACGTAAAGGCAGTGCGTCTACATCCGATCTTAGCGAAAAAGCGATTCAACAGACGGTTGCAGCTGCACTTGATATTGCTCAGTACACTTCAGAAGACCCTTTTGCAGGCCCTGCACCTAAAGAATTGATGGTGAAAGAGATCCCAGATTTGGATCTGTTTCACCCTGATGAACCAAACCCTGATGCGGCGGCGGAAATTGCCATTGCAGCGGAACGCCAAGCTCTTGCTTACAGTGACAAAATTAAGCAAAGCGATGGTGCTAGCTACGACAGCCATTACGGTGTGAAGGTTTATGGTAATAGTCACGGGTTATTAGCCAGCTACGCTTCAAGTCGTCACAGCACAAGTTGTTGTGTGATTGGCGAAGGCAAAAATGGTGAGATGGAGCGAGATTACAGTTATACCCTTGCTCGTCACCGTGATGATTTGTGGACGCCTGAGAGAGTAGGCCAAGAAGCCGCTGAAAAGACGGTCAGCCGATTAGATGCGAAAAAGCTGTCAACAGGTCAATACCCAGTGATGTTTGCTGCTGATGTGGCGACAGGCTTAATGGGGCACCTTGTTGGCGCGATCAGTGGCGGCAGTCTATATCGCAAAGCGTCATTCTTACTGGATCACTTAGGTAAAGAGATATTACCGGATTGGTTTAATGTATGTGAGAAACCGCATGTATTAAGAGGTTTAGCTTCAAGCCCTTTCGATAGCGAAGGTGTATTTACCCAAGATCTCGATATTATTACCGATGGTGTACTCTCTACTTACTTATTGACGAGCTACGCTGCGCGTAAAATGGATATGACGCCAACGGGTCATGCTGGTGGCATCCATAACTGGTTTGTGAAATCGACAGGTCAAAACTTTGAGCAGATGCTAAAAGAGTTAGGCACGGGCTTGTTCGTTACTGAAGTAATGGGCCAAGGTGTAAATACCGTTACCGGTGATTACTCTCGTGGCGCAGCAGGTTTCTGGGTTGAAAATGGTGAGCTTCAGTTCCCTGTGTCTGAAATTACGATTGCGGGTAATCTGAAAGATATGTTCAAGCAGATTGTCGCAGTGGGTAATGATGTGGAGACACGCTCTCAAATCCAAACAGGTTCTATTCTACTCGAATCATTAAAAATTGCGGGTGAGTAA
- the mgtE gene encoding magnesium transporter, translating into MAEQLEFDQAHQTLQEVSEALENGRFVHVRRQLQDMEPEDIAHLLEASPRKGREVLWQLTDPEDYGEILDELNEDVKDGLVSKMAPETLAEATEGMDTDDVAYVLRSLPDKVSKEVLSQMDSADRARVETALSYPEDTAGGIMNTDVITIRADVDVDVVLRYLRMKGELPEATDALYVIDDEMRLIGHLSLVSLLTTQPDVPVTEVMDDADEAISVDASDSDVASLFERRNWVSAPVVDENQHLVGRITIDDVVDIIREDAEHSMMSMAGMDDDEDTFAPVVKSARRRSVWLGANVLAALAAASVSNMFEATLDQMAAIAVLMTIVPSMGGVAGNQTVALVIRGLALGHIGDSNKRELLFKEAAIGFLNGILWALIIGGIVVAWKGNWMLGGIISAAMMTNLLMAGIAGVTIPIFLKKMNIDPALAGGMALTTVTDVVGLSVFLGLATILI; encoded by the coding sequence ATGGCAGAGCAATTAGAATTCGACCAAGCTCACCAAACCCTCCAAGAAGTTAGTGAAGCGCTAGAAAATGGCCGTTTTGTTCATGTCCGCCGCCAACTTCAGGACATGGAACCCGAAGATATTGCTCACCTGCTGGAAGCTTCTCCACGTAAAGGTCGTGAAGTACTTTGGCAACTCACCGATCCTGAAGATTATGGTGAGATCCTTGATGAATTAAACGAAGATGTAAAAGATGGCCTCGTATCCAAAATGGCCCCAGAGACGCTTGCAGAAGCAACTGAAGGCATGGATACCGATGATGTCGCTTACGTACTTCGTAGCTTACCGGATAAAGTTTCAAAAGAAGTACTGTCGCAAATGGACAGTGCTGATCGTGCTCGTGTAGAAACCGCTCTATCTTATCCAGAAGATACCGCTGGTGGGATCATGAACACCGACGTAATCACGATTCGTGCTGATGTCGATGTAGATGTGGTATTACGTTATCTACGTATGAAGGGTGAATTACCCGAAGCCACGGATGCTCTCTACGTCATCGATGATGAAATGCGTTTAATTGGCCACTTATCATTAGTTTCACTGCTGACAACTCAACCCGATGTGCCTGTTACTGAGGTGATGGATGATGCAGATGAAGCGATCTCGGTTGATGCCAGTGACTCAGATGTCGCCAGCCTGTTTGAACGACGTAACTGGGTATCGGCTCCTGTCGTTGATGAAAACCAACACCTCGTTGGCCGTATCACCATCGATGATGTGGTTGATATTATCCGTGAAGATGCCGAACACTCGATGATGAGTATGGCGGGTATGGATGATGACGAAGATACCTTTGCTCCTGTCGTAAAATCAGCACGACGTCGTAGTGTATGGCTTGGTGCAAATGTCCTTGCCGCCCTTGCTGCTGCGTCTGTTTCCAACATGTTTGAAGCAACCCTAGACCAAATGGCCGCCATTGCGGTATTAATGACCATTGTTCCATCAATGGGTGGTGTTGCCGGGAATCAAACCGTTGCACTAGTGATTCGCGGTTTAGCACTCGGTCATATCGGCGACAGTAACAAACGAGAACTCCTTTTTAAAGAAGCCGCCATTGGCTTTTTAAACGGCATTCTTTGGGCGCTGATCATCGGTGGGATTGTCGTAGCTTGGAAAGGAAATTGGATGCTTGGCGGTATTATTTCAGCCGCGATGATGACGAACTTGCTCATGGCAGGAATTGCAGGCGTGACGATTCCAATTTTCCTCAAGAAAATGAATATCGACCCAGCACTTGCCGGCGGTATGGCGCTCACAACCGTCACAGACGTTGTCGGTCTATCGGTATTCTTAGGGTTAGCCACAATACTTATCTAA
- a CDS encoding HPr family phosphocarrier protein has product MKLSKTVLIQNRLGLHARAAVKLVELAQSFDAIITVHNHEDKTATADSVMGLLMLESAQGQDITVHSEGSQAQQALDAVCELIEHKFDESE; this is encoded by the coding sequence ATGAAACTCAGCAAGACGGTTCTTATTCAAAACAGACTCGGTTTACACGCTCGAGCTGCAGTAAAACTGGTTGAATTAGCGCAAAGTTTTGATGCCATCATTACCGTTCATAATCACGAAGATAAAACCGCAACCGCTGATAGCGTAATGGGTTTATTGATGTTGGAGTCCGCCCAAGGACAAGACATCACCGTTCATAGTGAAGGCAGTCAAGCTCAGCAAGCTCTTGATGCGGTATGTGAGTTGATTGAACATAAATTTGATGAAAGCGAATAA